Below is a genomic region from Halodesulfovibrio sp..
TTGGCGATATTTATGTCACAGATGCAGGTTCTGGAAAACTGGTGTACTTGCGAGACCTTGCCACCATTACTCGTGGATATATCGAGCCTTCAACAAATATTATGCGGCAGAATGGAACGCGAGGGCTGGCTGTAGGCATTTCGTTGGCATCAGGCGGTAATATCGTTGATCTTGGCAAGCGCGTAACAGCACGTCTTGCAGAGCTTGATGCAGAGACACCTGTCGGGTTTCAGATTAAACCGATCTATTTTCAGCCGGACTACGTCACAAAAGCTGTCGAAGGCTTTGCTGTCAGCCTGCTTGAGGCGGTAGGGATTGTTGTCGTAATTCTCATGATATTCATGGGGCTGCGGAGCGGGCTTCTTATTGGCACAGTATTGCTGATTACAGTATGCGGCTCGTTTATCTTCATGAAAATGATGGATATTCAACTGCAAAGGATTTCGTTGGGCGCGCTTATTATCGCACTGGGTATGCTGGTAGATAACGCAATTGTTGTTACCGAAGGTATGCTTGTCCGCATCCAGCAAGGTGAAGATAAAATTGCAGCAGCCCGCGCTGTAGTGTCACAAAATATGTGGCCGTTGTTTGGCGCAACGGTTGTTGCGGTTATGGCTTTTGCTGCAATTGGTCTTTCAAGCGATGTTACTGGTGAATATTGCGGCTCGTTGTTCTGGGTGTTGCTGATATCATTAATGCTCAGCTGGGTAACCGCACTGACGGCAACTCCGTTGTTATGCGAAATGTTTTTGCACAAAAAGGAAGGTGCGGAAGCAGCAGACCCATATGGTAGCTTTTTATTCCGCGCTTATCGTGGTTCACTTCGAGCTTGTCTTAACCATCGCTGGGTAACTATTGGTGCTTTGCTCACTGTAATGGTCGCCTCTGGCTATGCAATGCAGTATGTCGATCAGATGTTTTTCCCAGCTTCTACTCAGCCACAATTTTTTGTGGATATCTGGAAGCCGGAAGGGGCTGATATTAGTTCAGTAAGTGATGATCTCCGTAAATTTGAGCAAAAATTAGCAACGGATGAGCGTGTTGAATTTACATCAACCTTCATCGGTGCCGGTGCTCCTCGTTTCATGCTGGTATATGCTCCTGAACAGAGTTATCCAAACTACGGTCAGCTTATTGTAACCATTAAGGATTACCATGATGTGCCAGCAATGATTAAAGAATACAGGGAGTATGCAAGCAAAGCGTTTCCTGAAGCATTCTTTAAATTTAAAAAGGTACGGCTTGGTCCGGGGCGTGATGATCCGGTTGAAGTTCGTTTCTCAGGTCCAAACCCTGAGGTTCTTCGAGAGTTGTCCCGTAAGGCGCAGGCAATTTTTAGAGCGAACGACAACGCGCGTGGTATTCGCGATAACTGGCGACAGAAAGCAAAAGTCATTGTTCCTGTGTTGAATGAGCAGGCGGTACGCCGTGCTGGGTTGGATCGACCTGATGTCGCAAAAGCGTTGCAGGCGGCATACGTGGGAGCTGCTGTTGGCGTCTATCGTGAAGGCGATACGCTGCTGCCGATCATGCTGCGTCCTCCTAAAGAAGAGCGCACAGAGGTTGGTTCAATGAGCTCTGTACAAGTGTTCAGTCGTGTCTCAAATAGCATGATCCCGCTAGGTCAGCTTGTTTCTGAGTTCAAGACAGAGTTTCAGAACAATGTGCTGCATAAACGTAACCGCAAACTTACCATCACCGTTTCATGTGAAGCCCGTGAAGGCTTGCCAATTGGGTTATTTAATGAATTACGACCGTTGATTGAATCAATGCCTCTTCCTGCTGGATATAGCATGGAGTGGGGTGGTGAATATGAGGATTCTACTGACGCTCAGGCTGGGTTGTTTGGCACTATTCCATCAACTGTAGTTATGATGATTCTCATCACAATTGCACTATTTAACTCCCTGCGAGAGCCTTTGATTATCTGGCTTACAGTGCCGTTGGCGATCATTGGTGTTGCATGGGGGCTGCTAGTATCCGGTCAACCATTTGGCTTTATGGCTTTGCTTGGCTTCTTGAGCCTTATGGGGATGCTCATCAAGAACGCAATTGTGTTGCTGGATGAAATTAATTTGCAAATACGAGAAGGAAAGGAACCTTTTACGGCTGTTCTGGATGCTTCAGTAAGCCGTGTCCGTCCTGTTATGATGGCAGCGAGTACAACAGTACTTGGTATGCTCCCGCTGCTAGCCGATGCATTCTTTGTATCAATGGCTGTAACCATTATGGCAGGTCTGACCTTTGCAACTGTGCTGACGCTGGTTGTTGTGCCGACGCTCTATGTAATTCTGTTTAAGATTAGAGAAAAGGTGGCGTAACAAGTACGGGCGCATCTGAATGGTGCGTCCGCATCTGGCTGGTACTGGATTGAGCATGAGCTAACACATGCTCAAGAAAAACTTCTCTCGACCATGCATCATGCAGAACGCGAAAGTTCCAACTTTCCCCTTAGAGTTGGCACTCTATCTCATTCGCGCCTGCACTGGAAGCCCATGCTTACTCTCGCATGGGCTTCGTCGTTTCTTTTATCGAACTTGCACTACTGGAAAACGAGGTTTCAGAGTAATACCGGCGCGTTCTCGGATAGAGTCTGCATGTCGTTGCGCTTGTTTAAGCAAATCTTTTTCGTCGAACGTGCAAATCTCTTTATCTTTCATCAGCCATTTTCCGTCGCACATTGTGTGCGTTACATTTGTCGAATGCATGGAGTATACAAGGCTGGAAACAGGGTCGTGCACTGGAACGGAACCGGGCATGAGAGCTGGGTTGATAATGGCAAGGTCAGCTTTTTTCCCGACGCTGAGTGAGCCAATCTGATCTTCCCAGAGAAGCGCTTTCGCACCATTGACGGTTGCCATTTCTAAAATGGTTTCTGCCGGAACCGTTGTCGGGTCAAGCGTGCGTCCTTTGTGAATGAGTGCTGTCAGGTATAGTTCATCAAGCATATCCATACGGTTGTTGCATGGCGCTCCATCCGTTGCAATGGTAACGCATATTCCTTGCTTGAGCATTTCAGGAACCGGCGCGAAGCCGAGAACACGCATAGCTGCACCCGGGTTATGGGACACTTTTACATTGTGCTTTGCGAAAAGGGATATTTCGTTTTCAGTGAGCCATACGGTGTGCACTGCAAGAAAATTTGAATCCATCACACCAAGGTTTGCGAGATGCTCCACTGTGGTTGCGCCGCGTGTTTTTTGGGAGAATTCAACTTCTTCTTTGATTTCTGCAACATGCATGTGGATACCGACATTATGCTCATCTGCGAGCTGTTTTGTGCGGACTATAAGCTCATCTGAGTTGTTAAATATGGTACGCAAACCAAACCAGCAGCGGATTCGATCATTTTCTGCACCGTTCCAGCGTTTGATAAGCTCAAGCTGAATTGCAAGTGCTTCGTCTGTGCTTTCCTGACGATCTTCGGGAATACCTTCACCGCAATCCATTGTAGAGCGTGCAAGAATGCCGCGTATCCCAGCTTTTGTTACAGCGCGTCCCATCGCATCAACGTGTTGTCCGCCGGGTTCTGCAAAGCATGTTACGCCGGAGCGAATGAGTTCTGCGCAGCAGGCGAGGGCAGATATTTCTACATCTTCTTCTGTCATTGCAAGTTCATACGGCCATGTACGGTCATGCAGCCATGTAAGCAAGTCAACATCGTCACCGAGTCCGCGACCTAACTGCTGACAAAGGTGGACGTGTGTATTGATGAGCCCTGGGATGATGATAGACCCTGTACAGTCAATAACTTCGGCATCAGGAGCAATATCGCATCGATCCACAGCACCTATTGTAGTGATGCGATCATCAGTAATAAGAATGTCGCTGTTGACGAACATTTCTCTATTCTCGTTCATAGAAAGAATGAGCGCATTGCTCAATAGTATCTGCGACATATGTCCTCCGCGAAGATCAGTAAAAAAAGTGGGAAATATGCTTGTGGGTGCGTGCTGTCAATTTTTCAGTCTTGAGACAGTCTACGAGACAATCGGGGTTGGCGTATAGTGGCTGCTGCTTGTTATATTGAAGAATATGCTGGGAGGGACGTTTTGCAGTAGACGTTAAGAAGTGAATATACTACATATGTCAATCGGCAACGAAGTCGCGGGAAACGGCTGTTGCCGATGGTGTCGGACCTTATTTGCTCAGGAATACTCCTAAAGTATTGCGACAGTAAGTGAGGAGGGAATCCGGCGTGGTTTGTTTTGGTTAACCATTGAATAATGACACGAAGCTATACGCGTATGTAAAACTTGATTTTGTCTGGGTTTTACATATATGTTAAAAATGTTGAAGAGAGTTTCTTTAGCATCTGCTCATTGTTATTTTCTTTGTAAGGAGTTAGTAGGTATGGAACGAGTACTTAAAGATCGTTATAAGCGTGAGTTTGTTGAGGTTATATGCCCTATATGCCGTAAAACTCAGATTATAGCTGTGCCCGAAGAGCCGTTGCCTAAATGTGATACGTGTAAACGGGACATGGTCATTAAGGAAGTTTTGACCGAAGGGAAATACTAACTCGTATTGTTTTTGTTTTTATTTATTATGGGAGAATAGGGATGAAATTTGTAAAAGTACTCTTAGTGCTGGCAATGACATTTATGCTCGCAGCGCCTGCTTCTGCGGCTGATATTGAGCTTGCTAAGCAGTCTACAATTAACAAAATTCTTAAAAGTGGCGAACTCCGCGTTGGTTTTGACGCAAGTTACGCTCCATTTGAAATTACTGACAAAAATGGTCGCTACATCGGTTTTGATATCGACCTTGCAAAAGAGCTTGCAAAAGCTATGGGCGTGAAATTTGTGCCAGTCAATACTGATTTTGACGGCATCATTCCTTCTCTGCTCTCTAATAAATTTGATGTTATCATTTCCGGTATGACTCTTACCCAGCAGCGTAACCTTCAGATTGGTTTCTCTGATGCGTACTTCCTTATGGGACAGGGCGTAATGGTTTCCAACAAGCTTCAGGGTAAAATTACTCGTTACAAAGAGTTGAACGACCCTAAATACGTTGTTGTATCCCGTCTTGGTACCACAGGTGAAGAAGCTGTTAAAAAGTATCTCCCTAAAGCAACATACAAATCTTTCGAAAAAGAAGTTGATTGCGGCATGGAAGTTATTGCCGGTCGTGCTGATGCTTTTGTTTTCGATATTCCTGCTCTTGAAAACATTGCTTCTGTTCAGGGTAAAGGCAAAGTGTTCGTACTGAACGATCCTTTCACTTTTGAACCTATGGCAATTGGTTACAAACAGGGTGATCCTGATTTTGCTAACTTCCTCAACAACTTTATCTTCCAGTTCAAAAACGACGGTCGTTACCAGCGTCTTTACGACAAATGGTTCCGTTCCGAAGCTTGGAAATCCCAGTTGAAGAAATAGGATTTTTTGTCTACTACAGGGTCGGTTTACCACCGACCCTGTTTATTTGCCTGTCATTCCTGCCTGCTATGCAGTGGCAGCCCAAATATTCATAGGCTTACAAAGCTTCCTTCTAGTTTTTTGGTTTGCTGCAATTTTGCAAGTGAGCTGAAGCTGGAAGGTTTTACTGTT
It encodes:
- a CDS encoding efflux RND transporter permease subunit, which gives rise to MSIGEWAIRKRITTLTMIVVLLAGGLVAYQSMGRLEDPEFTIKDAIVVTAYPGATAEEVAEEVTDRLESSIQQLAQLKDVTSVSLPGKSIITVKIKEGYNKETLPQVWDELRRKVGDVQGMLPLGAHPSVVIDDFGDVYGILYSVTADGYSYKELQDYVTYLRKELLVIQDVAKVKVWGEQREAVFIEMPRAKLRQLGVTTQSIVGALKQRNLVSDAGNVQVGREYIRISPSGGITSVDALGDIYVTDAGSGKLVYLRDLATITRGYIEPSTNIMRQNGTRGLAVGISLASGGNIVDLGKRVTARLAELDAETPVGFQIKPIYFQPDYVTKAVEGFAVSLLEAVGIVVVILMIFMGLRSGLLIGTVLLITVCGSFIFMKMMDIQLQRISLGALIIALGMLVDNAIVVTEGMLVRIQQGEDKIAAARAVVSQNMWPLFGATVVAVMAFAAIGLSSDVTGEYCGSLFWVLLISLMLSWVTALTATPLLCEMFLHKKEGAEAADPYGSFLFRAYRGSLRACLNHRWVTIGALLTVMVASGYAMQYVDQMFFPASTQPQFFVDIWKPEGADISSVSDDLRKFEQKLATDERVEFTSTFIGAGAPRFMLVYAPEQSYPNYGQLIVTIKDYHDVPAMIKEYREYASKAFPEAFFKFKKVRLGPGRDDPVEVRFSGPNPEVLRELSRKAQAIFRANDNARGIRDNWRQKAKVIVPVLNEQAVRRAGLDRPDVAKALQAAYVGAAVGVYREGDTLLPIMLRPPKEERTEVGSMSSVQVFSRVSNSMIPLGQLVSEFKTEFQNNVLHKRNRKLTITVSCEAREGLPIGLFNELRPLIESMPLPAGYSMEWGGEYEDSTDAQAGLFGTIPSTVVMMILITIALFNSLREPLIIWLTVPLAIIGVAWGLLVSGQPFGFMALLGFLSLMGMLIKNAIVLLDEINLQIREGKEPFTAVLDASVSRVRPVMMAASTTVLGMLPLLADAFFVSMAVTIMAGLTFATVLTLVVVPTLYVILFKIREKVA
- a CDS encoding amidohydrolase gives rise to the protein MSQILLSNALILSMNENREMFVNSDILITDDRITTIGAVDRCDIAPDAEVIDCTGSIIIPGLINTHVHLCQQLGRGLGDDVDLLTWLHDRTWPYELAMTEEDVEISALACCAELIRSGVTCFAEPGGQHVDAMGRAVTKAGIRGILARSTMDCGEGIPEDRQESTDEALAIQLELIKRWNGAENDRIRCWFGLRTIFNNSDELIVRTKQLADEHNVGIHMHVAEIKEEVEFSQKTRGATTVEHLANLGVMDSNFLAVHTVWLTENEISLFAKHNVKVSHNPGAAMRVLGFAPVPEMLKQGICVTIATDGAPCNNRMDMLDELYLTALIHKGRTLDPTTVPAETILEMATVNGAKALLWEDQIGSLSVGKKADLAIINPALMPGSVPVHDPVSSLVYSMHSTNVTHTMCDGKWLMKDKEICTFDEKDLLKQAQRHADSIRERAGITLKPRFPVVQVR
- a CDS encoding transporter substrate-binding domain-containing protein, producing the protein MKFVKVLLVLAMTFMLAAPASAADIELAKQSTINKILKSGELRVGFDASYAPFEITDKNGRYIGFDIDLAKELAKAMGVKFVPVNTDFDGIIPSLLSNKFDVIISGMTLTQQRNLQIGFSDAYFLMGQGVMVSNKLQGKITRYKELNDPKYVVVSRLGTTGEEAVKKYLPKATYKSFEKEVDCGMEVIAGRADAFVFDIPALENIASVQGKGKVFVLNDPFTFEPMAIGYKQGDPDFANFLNNFIFQFKNDGRYQRLYDKWFRSEAWKSQLKK